A window of the Nitrospiria bacterium genome harbors these coding sequences:
- the glgX gene encoding glycogen debranching protein GlgX, whose protein sequence is MRTIPGNPYPLGATWDGRGVNFALFSENATQVELCIFNSIEDKKEAHRIKMMEQTNRVWHVYLPEARPGWIYGYRVDGPYDPSQGHRFNPSKVLVDPYAKAIARRIHWDESMFGYKTGDPKEDLTRDDRDNAPFAPLCSVVDPAFTWGNDRPPKTPWHETIIYETHVRGLTMKHPDVPPELRGTYAGLASEPIIQHLTQLGITAVELLPVHHYVNDHYLVKQGLSNYWGYNSLAFLAPVNRYGSGTMEVADEFKMMVRTLHTAGIEVILDVVYNHTAEGNHLGPTLSLRGIDNASYYRLVNDNSRFYMDYTGCGNTLNMTTPQVLQLIMDSLRYWVLEMHVDGFRFDLASTLARELHEVDRLGAFFDIIQQDPIISQVKLIAEPWDLGEGGYQVGNFPVLWTEWNGKYRDAVRSFWKGDGRQVAEMATRLSGSSDLYGGSGRKPHASINFITAHDGFTLHDLVSYNHKHNEANGEENRDGTDDNVSWNCGTEGPTDDPEIKALREKQKRNLMATLLFSQGAPMISGGDEIGRTQQGNNNAYCQDNEISWYQWELTKEQKDFFQFTKKVIQFLKANPVLRRRKFFQGRHIRGSEIKDISWFGPTGREMNDEEWNAGFVRCLGMRLAGDAMGEVDKKGNPIFGETLLILLNAHHESIPFVLPAHKKGTRWSLRLDTTFEDLHDMGGMARGGRTYSLQGRSLAVFHLTTGRREKGV, encoded by the coding sequence ATGAGAACCATACCGGGAAACCCTTATCCCTTAGGCGCAACATGGGACGGCCGAGGGGTGAATTTTGCCCTATTCTCCGAAAATGCGACCCAGGTAGAGCTATGTATTTTTAATTCTATTGAAGACAAAAAGGAAGCCCATCGAATTAAAATGATGGAGCAAACCAACCGTGTGTGGCATGTCTACCTTCCTGAAGCACGCCCTGGATGGATTTATGGGTATCGGGTAGACGGCCCCTATGACCCCTCTCAAGGGCACCGGTTTAACCCTTCAAAGGTTTTGGTAGACCCCTATGCAAAAGCAATCGCAAGAAGAATCCATTGGGATGAATCCATGTTTGGTTACAAAACAGGGGATCCCAAGGAAGATCTCACAAGAGATGACCGGGACAACGCCCCATTTGCCCCTCTTTGTTCCGTAGTAGACCCGGCGTTTACCTGGGGGAACGATCGACCCCCTAAAACCCCATGGCATGAGACCATCATTTACGAAACCCATGTGAGAGGGTTAACCATGAAACATCCCGATGTTCCCCCAGAATTGCGGGGAACCTATGCGGGACTGGCCTCAGAGCCCATTATTCAGCACCTCACCCAATTAGGAATCACTGCGGTTGAGCTTCTTCCTGTTCATCACTACGTGAATGATCACTACCTGGTTAAACAGGGTTTAAGCAACTACTGGGGTTATAACTCTCTGGCTTTCCTTGCACCGGTTAACCGTTATGGTTCCGGAACCATGGAAGTCGCTGACGAGTTTAAAATGATGGTTCGGACCTTACATACCGCGGGAATTGAGGTGATTTTGGATGTGGTCTATAACCATACCGCAGAAGGAAATCACCTGGGGCCCACTCTTTCTCTTCGGGGAATTGATAATGCCTCCTATTACCGGCTTGTCAATGACAATTCAAGATTCTATATGGACTACACCGGGTGTGGTAACACCCTCAACATGACTACACCTCAAGTGCTTCAACTCATTATGGACAGTTTGCGGTACTGGGTTCTGGAAATGCATGTTGACGGATTTCGATTCGATTTGGCCAGCACATTGGCCCGGGAATTACATGAGGTCGATCGTCTGGGAGCCTTTTTTGATATTATTCAGCAGGATCCGATTATTTCCCAGGTTAAACTCATTGCGGAACCTTGGGACCTGGGAGAAGGGGGCTATCAGGTAGGAAACTTTCCCGTTCTGTGGACTGAGTGGAATGGGAAATACCGTGATGCAGTTCGCAGCTTTTGGAAAGGAGATGGTCGCCAGGTAGCGGAAATGGCTACGCGGTTGTCGGGCAGCTCCGATCTATACGGGGGAAGCGGCCGAAAGCCACATGCCAGCATTAATTTTATTACTGCACATGATGGGTTTACCCTTCATGATTTGGTCAGTTATAACCACAAACATAATGAGGCCAACGGCGAAGAAAATCGGGATGGAACGGATGATAATGTTAGCTGGAATTGTGGTACGGAGGGACCCACGGATGATCCCGAAATTAAAGCCCTCAGGGAAAAACAAAAAAGAAACCTGATGGCCACCTTGCTGTTTAGCCAGGGGGCCCCCATGATCAGTGGAGGAGATGAAATTGGGCGAACCCAACAGGGAAATAATAATGCCTATTGCCAGGATAATGAAATTAGCTGGTATCAGTGGGAGTTAACCAAAGAACAGAAAGATTTCTTTCAGTTTACCAAAAAAGTCATTCAATTTTTAAAAGCCAACCCGGTTTTAAGGCGCAGAAAATTTTTCCAGGGACGGCATATTCGTGGTTCCGAAATTAAAGACATATCCTGGTTTGGCCCAACGGGGCGGGAAATGAATGATGAGGAATGGAATGCTGGCTTTGTCCGGTGTTTGGGTATGCGGCTGGCGGGGGATGCCATGGGAGAGGTGGATAAAAAGGGAAACCCTATATTTGGGGAAACCCTCCTTATTCTTTTAAACGCCCACCATGAAAGCATCCCTTTTGTATTGCCCGCACACAAAAAAGGAACCCGGTGGAGCTTGAGGTTGGATACCACCTTTGAAGATCTTCACGATATGGGTGGAATGGCTCGAGGTGGGCGAACCTATTCCCTTCAAGGCAGATCCTTGGCTGTTTTCCATCTTACAACCGGAAGAAGAGAAAAGGGGGTTTAA